The segment CCCTACGGTAACTGTATTTGAAACGGCCGTTGGCGCCGGTGAGATTATCAGTGATTTTTCCTATGGAGATTTCGCAGGATACCTTGAATTGCCCACGCTTGACTTTGTACTCGAAGTACGTGACGAAACCGGCACTGTAACCGTAGCTGCTTACGCTGCTCCGCTTGCAACCCTTGGTCTGGAAGGCGCTGCCTTATCAGTGATTGCTTCAGGATTTTTGAATCCGGCCAACAACAGCAATGGCGAAGCTTTTGGATTATTCGTTGCCCTGCCATCAGGTGGCGATTTGATTGCTCTGCCGGTTTATGAGCCACAGCAAACTGCCCGTGTTCAGGTAATCCACAATTCAGCCGATGCAGCCGCAGCAGTAGTAGATGTATGGCTTGATGATACCAAGCTGATCGAGAATTTTGCCTTCAGAACAGCTACACCTTTTATTGATGCACCCGCAGGCGTTGAATTTACCATTGCCATTCAGGGACCTGGCAGCACCAGCCCTGAGAATCCGATTTGGTCCCAAAACTACACCCTTGCCGATGGAGAAACCTATGTTTTAGTCGCCAATGGCATTGTAAGCGCTTCGGGTTACGAGCCTTCACAACCCTTTGATATTTATGTTTACGGAATGGGTCGTGAATCAGCTTTGCAATCCGGAAACACCGATGTATTGGCATTCCATGGATCAACCGATGCCCCTACTGTAACCGTTTATGAAGTGGGTGTTGGCGCCGGTGAGATTATTAATGATTTTTCCTATGGTGACTTTGCAGGATACCTTGAACTCCCGACGGCCAACTTTTCATTACAGATACGTGATGAGTCAGGTGTAACAGCAGTTGCAACTTT is part of the Bacteroidales bacterium genome and harbors:
- a CDS encoding DUF4397 domain-containing protein, whose protein sequence is PTVTVFETAVGAGEIISDFSYGDFAGYLELPTLDFVLEVRDETGTVTVAAYAAPLATLGLEGAALSVIASGFLNPANNSNGEAFGLFVALPSGGDLIALPVYEPQQTARVQVIHNSADAAAAVVDVWLDDTKLIENFAFRTATPFIDAPAGVEFTIAIQGPGSTSPENPIWSQNYTLADGETYVLVANGIVSASGYEPSQPFDIYVYGMGRESALQSGNTDVLAFHGSTDAPTVTVYEVGVGAGEIINDFSYGDFAGYLELPTANFSLQIRDESGVTAVATFAAPLETLGLQGQALTLVASGFLNPAGNSNGASFGLFAALAAGGNLVELTNTSSIDDIVEVSSLSIYPNPVTSFVNVNFNLKQTTEVEIELFNLLGSKMISDNLNSLSGSQQHRLDVSSLPEGLYIMVINAGDEAVSRKIQIVR